A single Gammaproteobacteria bacterium DNA region contains:
- a CDS encoding acetyl-CoA carboxylase biotin carboxyl carrier protein — protein MDIRKVKKLIELLEESGIAEIEIKEGEESVRISRNSPYNMPMMQMAPQMMQMPTATAAPTSAAAVTTDTPVNALPAGHVVESPMVGTYYEAPSPGSKSFVSIGQRVNIGDTLCIIEAMKIMNPIEADVAGEVKAMLCQSGDPVEYGEKLFVIA, from the coding sequence GTGGATATTCGTAAAGTTAAAAAACTGATTGAGCTGCTAGAAGAATCTGGCATTGCTGAAATTGAAATCAAAGAAGGTGAAGAATCGGTGCGCATTTCGCGCAATTCGCCTTACAACATGCCGATGATGCAAATGGCGCCGCAGATGATGCAAATGCCTACTGCAACTGCTGCACCTACTAGCGCCGCTGCAGTGACGACGGATACCCCAGTAAATGCATTGCCCGCAGGCCATGTGGTTGAATCACCCATGGTGGGTACTTATTACGAAGCGCCATCACCCGGTTCGAAATCTTTTGTCTCCATCGGCCAGCGCGTCAATATTGGCGACACTTTGTGCATTATCGAAGCCATGAAAATCATGAATCCCATTGAAGCCGATGTCGCAGGTGAAGTAAAAGCGATGTTGTGTCAAAGCGGTGATCCGGTGGAATACGGTGAAAAACTGTTTGTGATCGCATAG
- the accC gene encoding acetyl-CoA carboxylase biotin carboxylase subunit, with the protein MLDKVVIANRGEIALRILRACRELGIKTVAVYSTADRDLKHVRLADESVCIGPAPSQLSYLNIPAIISAAEVTDSVAIHPGYGFLSENADFAERVESSGFIFIGPTADVIRKMGDKVAAIKEMKAAGVPCVPGSDGPLGDDANINLKFGRDIGYPVIIKAAGGGGGRGMRVVHSEATLLNAITMTRTEAGAAFGNDVVYMEKFLEHPRHIEIQVMADNHGNVIHLGERDCSMQRRHQKVIEEAPAPGITEKQRKHIGQRCVDACKRLGYRGAGTFEFLYQDGEFYFIEMNTRVQVEHPVTEMVTGVDIVKEQLRVAAGQVLSYSQKDITWSGHAMECRINAEDARTFVPSPGLITQFHPPGGPGVRWDSHIYNGYRVPANYDSMIAKLIVHGDDRDIAIRRMRGALSELVIGGIKTNIELHHTMTHDRDFINGGTDIHFLEKKLKQQEAIATKA; encoded by the coding sequence ATGCTGGATAAAGTGGTTATCGCCAACCGTGGCGAAATTGCACTGCGCATTTTGCGTGCGTGCCGTGAGCTCGGCATTAAAACTGTTGCTGTGTATTCAACGGCGGATCGTGATTTAAAACACGTGCGCTTAGCGGATGAATCGGTGTGTATTGGCCCGGCTCCATCGCAGTTAAGTTATTTAAATATTCCAGCGATTATTAGCGCCGCAGAAGTAACCGACTCGGTGGCAATTCATCCGGGCTACGGCTTCTTATCTGAAAATGCAGATTTTGCTGAACGTGTAGAGTCTAGTGGTTTTATTTTCATCGGCCCTACCGCCGACGTCATTCGCAAAATGGGTGATAAAGTTGCGGCGATTAAAGAAATGAAAGCCGCGGGCGTGCCTTGTGTACCTGGTTCAGATGGGCCTTTAGGTGATGATGCGAATATCAATTTAAAATTTGGTCGCGACATTGGTTATCCCGTGATCATCAAAGCGGCTGGCGGGGGCGGTGGTCGAGGTATGCGCGTGGTCCACAGCGAAGCAACTTTGCTCAATGCCATTACCATGACGCGCACCGAAGCCGGTGCAGCATTTGGTAACGACGTGGTCTACATGGAAAAATTTCTCGAACATCCACGCCATATCGAAATTCAAGTCATGGCAGACAATCATGGCAACGTCATTCACTTAGGTGAACGTGATTGTTCTATGCAACGCCGTCACCAAAAAGTAATCGAAGAAGCACCGGCACCTGGCATTACTGAAAAACAACGTAAACATATCGGTCAACGTTGTGTGGATGCATGCAAACGCTTAGGTTATCGCGGCGCGGGTACTTTTGAATTTTTATATCAAGACGGCGAATTTTATTTCATCGAAATGAATACGCGCGTACAAGTTGAACATCCGGTTACTGAAATGGTGACTGGTGTAGATATTGTGAAAGAACAATTACGCGTCGCTGCAGGTCAAGTTTTATCTTATTCACAAAAAGATATTACGTGGTCAGGTCATGCCATGGAATGTCGTATCAATGCTGAAGATGCGCGCACCTTTGTGCCATCACCTGGTTTAATTACTCAGTTTCATCCACCGGGCGGGCCGGGTGTACGTTGGGATTCGCATATTTATAATGGTTATCGAGTGCCCGCGAATTATGATTCTATGATCGCCAAATTAATCGTGCACGGTGATGATAGAGATATTGCCATTCGCCGCATGCGTGGCGCACTTAGCGAACTCGTCATTGGCGGTATTAAAACCAATATCGAACTGCATCACACCA